The following proteins come from a genomic window of Geminicoccaceae bacterium SCSIO 64248:
- a CDS encoding 3-keto-5-aminohexanoate cleavage protein — protein sequence MGTPCIITVAITGSLPRKEDNPAVPITVAEQVESTQEAFEAGATLAHAHVRNDDQTPTSDPERFGRLLEGLRRHCPGLIVQFSTGGRSGAGRERGGMLPLRPDMASLATGSCNFPSRVYDNAPDLVDWLAGEMRTHGVKPEIEAFDLSMIFKAVEMAQDGSIREPLHVQFVMGVRNAMPVDRATFEFYVATLKRLAPEATWTGAGIGRDQLTLNRWSLELGGHCRTGLEDNIRLDRETLAPSNAALVRRVVDLCPDYGRRPATVAEARALLHLPAAA from the coding sequence ATGGGAACGCCCTGCATCATCACGGTTGCGATCACCGGCTCCCTGCCGCGCAAGGAGGACAACCCGGCCGTGCCGATCACGGTCGCCGAGCAGGTCGAATCGACCCAGGAGGCGTTCGAGGCGGGCGCCACGCTGGCGCATGCCCATGTCCGCAACGACGACCAGACACCGACCTCGGACCCCGAGCGCTTCGGCCGCCTGCTCGAAGGCTTGCGCCGCCATTGCCCCGGCCTGATCGTGCAGTTCTCGACCGGCGGCCGGTCGGGCGCCGGGCGCGAGCGCGGCGGGATGCTGCCGCTTCGTCCGGACATGGCATCGCTCGCGACCGGATCGTGCAACTTCCCGAGCCGGGTCTACGACAACGCGCCCGACCTGGTCGACTGGCTGGCGGGCGAGATGCGGACCCACGGCGTCAAGCCCGAGATCGAGGCCTTCGACCTCTCCATGATCTTCAAGGCGGTCGAGATGGCGCAAGACGGTTCGATCCGGGAGCCGCTGCACGTCCAGTTCGTCATGGGCGTGCGCAACGCCATGCCGGTCGACCGCGCGACCTTCGAGTTCTACGTAGCGACGCTCAAGCGCCTGGCGCCGGAGGCGACCTGGACGGGCGCCGGCATCGGCCGCGACCAGCTGACGCTGAACCGCTGGTCGCTGGAACTGGGCGGGCACTGCCGCACGGGGCTCGAGGACAATATCCGGCTCGACCGGGAGACGCTGGCGCCGTCCAACGCCGCCTTGGTCCGGCGCGTGGTCGATCTCTGCCCGGACTACGGCCGGCGTCCGGCGACGGTCGCCGAGGCCCGGGCCCTGCTCCATCTGCCTGCGGCGGCCTGA
- the rsmD gene encoding 16S rRNA (guanine(966)-N(2))-methyltransferase RsmD produces MRIIAGELRGRTLLSPKDRAIRPTADRAREALFNMLAHGEDAFEGCRFLDLFAGTGAVGFEAVSRGARHVLAVDDDPAAVRLVQENARKLGVAGRYTALRRDATRLGRADAPFDVAFLDPPYGEPLAAPALQALRGGGWLADGALVILELSAKERAETAHPGFAVERERRYGAGRFLFLREETA; encoded by the coding sequence ATGCGCATCATCGCAGGCGAGCTGCGCGGCCGGACGCTCCTGTCGCCCAAGGACCGGGCGATCCGGCCGACCGCGGACCGGGCGCGCGAAGCCCTGTTCAACATGCTTGCGCACGGCGAGGACGCCTTCGAGGGGTGCCGATTCCTCGACCTGTTCGCCGGCACCGGCGCGGTCGGCTTCGAGGCCGTCTCGCGCGGCGCGCGCCATGTCCTTGCGGTCGACGACGATCCGGCTGCCGTGCGGCTGGTCCAGGAGAACGCGCGCAAGCTCGGGGTCGCCGGCCGCTACACGGCACTTCGACGCGACGCGACGCGGCTCGGCCGCGCCGATGCGCCCTTCGACGTCGCGTTCCTCGATCCGCCCTATGGCGAGCCGCTGGCGGCGCCCGCCCTGCAAGCCCTGCGCGGCGGCGGCTGGCTGGCCGACGGCGCCCTGGTCATCCTCGAGCTGTCGGCCAAGGAGCGGGCCGAGACGGCTCATCCCGGCTTCGCGGTCGAGCGCGAGCGCCGCTACGGCGCCGGCCGCTTCCTGTTCCTGCGCGAGGAAACGGCATGA
- a CDS encoding thioesterase family protein — protein MSSLPVSHRARVRPDWLDYNGHMNEAFYLVVFGEATDGFMAGLGWDAAYRERTGHTIYTAQTHITYLREADLGQDLTVTTQILDLDAKRVHLFHAMALADTDTLLATDEIMTLSVDLGTRKVAPWPEDLQARLDAVFTRHRPLPRPPQAGRPIAIRRT, from the coding sequence ATGAGCAGCCTTCCCGTCAGCCACCGGGCCCGCGTCCGGCCGGATTGGCTCGACTACAACGGCCACATGAACGAGGCCTTCTACCTCGTCGTGTTCGGCGAGGCCACGGACGGCTTCATGGCCGGGCTCGGCTGGGACGCCGCCTATCGCGAGCGCACGGGACACACGATCTACACGGCACAGACCCACATCACCTATCTGCGCGAGGCCGATCTCGGCCAGGACCTGACGGTGACGACGCAGATCCTCGACCTCGACGCGAAGCGGGTCCACCTGTTCCACGCCATGGCGCTGGCGGACACGGACACGCTGCTCGCGACCGACGAGATCATGACGCTCTCGGTCGATCTCGGGACACGCAAGGTGGCCCCCTGGCCGGAGGACTTGCAGGCCCGGCTCGACGCGGTGTTCACCCGGCACCGCCCGTTGCCGCGGCCGCCCCAGGCGGGACGGCCGATCGCCATCCGCCGGACGTGA
- a CDS encoding class I SAM-dependent methyltransferase, with translation MSQAVRQSMDRMYRHQRHVYDLTRKYYLLGRDRLIDEVRPRAGETVCEVGCGTARNLVALARRYPDACVMGLDASDAMLDTAKRSLERSGLSDRVAVAQAFAQTFTPATFGRATPFDHVLFSYTLSMIPGPQAALDNALAQLRPGGTLRVVDFGDQAGLPGWFRTLLVRWLALFHVEHRPEVAAWFEARAAEGAGLFAKRTMGGGYAEFFTLTKG, from the coding sequence ATGTCGCAGGCCGTCCGCCAGTCCATGGACCGGATGTATCGGCATCAGCGCCATGTCTACGACCTGACGCGCAAATACTACCTCCTGGGGCGCGACCGGCTGATCGACGAGGTCCGGCCGCGCGCAGGCGAGACGGTCTGCGAGGTCGGCTGCGGCACCGCGCGCAACTTGGTTGCCCTGGCGAGGCGCTACCCCGACGCATGTGTCATGGGTCTGGACGCCTCGGACGCGATGCTGGACACGGCAAAGCGCTCGCTCGAACGCTCTGGACTGTCGGACCGGGTCGCTGTTGCGCAAGCGTTCGCCCAGACGTTCACGCCAGCGACGTTCGGTCGAGCGACGCCTTTCGATCACGTCCTCTTCTCCTACACCCTGTCGATGATCCCCGGCCCGCAAGCCGCCCTGGACAACGCGCTGGCTCAGCTTCGGCCGGGCGGGACGCTGCGCGTCGTGGATTTCGGCGACCAAGCGGGACTGCCCGGCTGGTTCCGCACGCTCCTGGTCCGCTGGCTCGCTCTGTTCCACGTCGAGCACCGGCCCGAGGTCGCGGCGTGGTTCGAGGCGCGCGCCGCCGAAGGCGCGGGTCTTTTCGCCAAGCGGACCATGGGCGGAGGCTACGCCGAGTTCTTCACCCTGACCAAGGGATGA
- a CDS encoding RidA family protein gives MTRRLISTGSPFEREAAYSRAVVDGDWVFVAGTTGFDYATMTIADDVALQAEQIFKTIDAALVDAGASMADVVRAHYILPDRGDWPACWPVLRRWLGDVRPASTMIVAGLADPRMKIEIEVTAHKRSAV, from the coding sequence GTGACGAGACGCCTGATTTCGACCGGCTCCCCCTTCGAGCGCGAAGCCGCCTATTCGCGTGCGGTCGTCGACGGCGACTGGGTCTTCGTCGCCGGCACGACCGGCTTCGACTACGCGACCATGACGATCGCGGACGACGTCGCCCTGCAGGCCGAGCAGATCTTCAAGACGATCGACGCCGCGCTGGTCGATGCCGGTGCCAGCATGGCGGACGTCGTGCGCGCCCACTATATCCTGCCCGATCGCGGGGACTGGCCCGCCTGCTGGCCGGTGCTGCGCCGCTGGCTGGGCGACGTCCGCCCGGCGTCGACCATGATCGTCGCCGGCCTGGCCGATCCGCGCATGAAGATCGAGATCGAGGTCACGGCCCACAAGCGCAGCGCGGTCTGA
- a CDS encoding DUF2235 domain-containing protein: MKRLIVCCDGTWNEPVDETNVIYGAAKAILCTNGEGVSKSAVAPKVEQIVYYDTGVGTKEKRRTWKESLSTWEAAKDLLTENDWVRMLLGGATGLGLSENVQEAYRFLAKHYDPGDEIYVFGFSRGAYTVRSLCGLISCAGLLKIRSELETYKLDPNTVDRLNEIYAYYRLDHHKRPSHPYHAVRETVARPVPVRFCGVYDTVGSLGVPIAPLAGLNTAHAFHDTSLCSCLAIGRQALAIDEERSPFEPTLWTGDLKSVELFDGSRPYGDRRQDVIQAWFPGVHSNVGGGYRDYPALSRNALRWLLREAEDAGLEIDEGLAGTVAYDARGRMAESVAGFWKVAMLTRLIRRTPRTIGSSLDPAVASKDRPVNEMLHWSARERMAASDAIGPAGGQGAWRPRSLFDANGQPHPHAAALPVCAAKPDGRRGSAGIAA; this comes from the coding sequence ATGAAACGCTTGATCGTGTGCTGCGACGGCACGTGGAACGAGCCCGTGGATGAGACGAATGTCATTTACGGCGCGGCAAAGGCCATTCTTTGCACGAACGGCGAAGGCGTATCCAAGAGCGCGGTCGCGCCCAAGGTCGAGCAGATCGTCTATTACGACACCGGCGTCGGCACCAAAGAAAAGCGCCGGACATGGAAAGAGAGCCTCTCGACGTGGGAGGCTGCAAAGGACCTCCTCACCGAGAACGACTGGGTGCGCATGCTCCTTGGCGGCGCCACCGGCCTCGGTCTTTCCGAAAACGTGCAGGAGGCTTATCGCTTCCTCGCCAAGCACTACGATCCCGGCGACGAGATCTACGTGTTCGGCTTTTCGCGCGGCGCTTATACCGTGCGTTCGCTCTGCGGCCTGATCAGCTGCGCAGGCCTGTTGAAGATCCGGTCCGAGCTCGAGACGTACAAGCTCGACCCAAACACGGTCGACCGCCTGAACGAGATCTACGCCTATTACCGTCTCGATCACCACAAGCGGCCGTCGCACCCCTATCACGCTGTTCGCGAAACGGTCGCGCGACCTGTTCCAGTGCGCTTCTGCGGCGTCTACGATACGGTCGGCTCATTGGGCGTGCCGATTGCACCGCTCGCCGGCCTGAACACCGCGCACGCCTTCCACGACACGTCTCTCTGCTCGTGTCTTGCGATCGGCCGTCAGGCGCTCGCGATCGACGAGGAGCGTAGCCCGTTCGAACCAACCCTGTGGACCGGCGATCTCAAGTCGGTCGAGCTTTTCGACGGCAGCCGGCCTTATGGCGACCGGCGCCAGGATGTCATCCAGGCATGGTTCCCGGGCGTGCACAGCAATGTCGGCGGCGGCTACCGGGACTACCCTGCCCTTTCCCGCAATGCGTTGCGCTGGCTGTTGCGCGAGGCGGAGGACGCAGGGCTGGAGATCGACGAAGGCTTGGCCGGGACCGTCGCTTATGACGCGCGCGGACGCATGGCCGAGAGCGTCGCAGGTTTCTGGAAGGTCGCGATGCTGACACGGCTGATCCGCCGGACGCCGCGCACCATCGGATCGAGCCTCGATCCGGCGGTCGCCTCAAAGGACAGGCCGGTCAACGAGATGCTGCATTGGTCCGCCCGGGAACGCATGGCGGCCAGCGATGCGATCGGACCGGCCGGCGGCCAAGGCGCGTGGCGGCCGCGCAGCCTGTTCGACGCGAACGGCCAACCGCACCCGCACGCTGCCGCGTTGCCGGTATGCGCAGCGAAGCCGGACGGCCGACGGGGATCCGCCGGCATCGCGGCCTGA
- a CDS encoding S9 family peptidase — protein MATRAPYGSWTSKISVEGLTLEQIGLGQPAVDGSDVFWLESRPSEGGRNTLIQRLDDGRQIERTPAPFNVRTRVHEYGGGAYAVRNGTVVAVDFQDQRLYRLQAGRPPVALTPGSGKALRYADMAFDPVWPHVVAVREDHRAGGEPVNTVVRLELETEGEGTVIASGHDFFACPRFSPDGGTIAWFSWDHPAMPWDGTTLWLAEIAGDGTVGEARAVAGGPEESIVQPSFAPDGRLHFISDRTGWWSLYRLESDGSQAHLTDVPAEFAGPHWAFGSSYYTFQPDGSLVGVLTQMGTWRLWRLQPGQAGVDVFDLPYTELSGIASVGGRVVVRAGAADRKAAILALDVEAGGAVELKTAGALPLSSAEISKPESIVFPTAGGREAHAFFYPPRNPAFEAPQGELPPLIVRSHGGPTSRASSEVMLAIQFWTSRGFAVVDVNYGGSTGFGRPYRNRLRGQWGVVDVEDCAAAALFLANEGRVDPKRMAITGGSAGGYTTLCALTFTDSFQAGISRYGVSDLALLAAETHKFESRYLDQLVGPLPEREDLYRERSPLAHAERLDCPILFLQGLEDPIVPPNQAEKMLEILRAKGVPSAYVAFEGEQHGFRKAETIHAAARAELSFLAFVFGFTPAEPVPDLDYGTPAG, from the coding sequence ATGGCGACGCGCGCCCCCTACGGTTCCTGGACCTCGAAGATTTCGGTCGAGGGCCTGACCCTGGAGCAGATCGGCCTTGGGCAGCCTGCGGTCGACGGCAGCGATGTCTTCTGGCTGGAGAGCCGGCCGAGCGAGGGCGGCCGCAACACGCTGATCCAGCGCCTGGACGACGGACGGCAGATCGAGCGCACGCCCGCCCCATTCAACGTCCGGACCCGTGTGCATGAATATGGCGGCGGCGCCTACGCCGTCAGGAACGGTACCGTGGTTGCGGTCGACTTCCAGGACCAGCGTCTCTACCGGCTGCAGGCGGGCCGCCCGCCCGTCGCTCTGACGCCCGGAAGCGGCAAGGCGCTGCGCTACGCCGACATGGCGTTCGATCCCGTCTGGCCGCACGTTGTGGCCGTCCGCGAGGATCACCGCGCCGGCGGCGAGCCCGTCAACACGGTCGTCCGGCTCGAGCTGGAGACGGAAGGCGAGGGGACTGTCATCGCCTCCGGCCACGACTTCTTCGCCTGTCCGCGCTTCAGCCCGGACGGCGGGACGATCGCCTGGTTCAGCTGGGATCATCCGGCCATGCCCTGGGACGGCACCACGTTGTGGCTGGCCGAGATCGCCGGGGACGGCACGGTCGGCGAGGCGCGCGCGGTCGCGGGCGGGCCGGAGGAGTCGATCGTGCAGCCGTCCTTCGCGCCGGACGGGCGGCTGCATTTCATCTCCGACCGCACGGGATGGTGGTCGCTCTATCGCCTGGAATCGGACGGGAGCCAGGCCCATCTGACCGACGTCCCGGCCGAGTTCGCCGGGCCGCATTGGGCGTTCGGCTCGTCCTACTACACCTTTCAGCCGGACGGCAGCCTAGTCGGCGTCCTGACCCAGATGGGCACGTGGCGCCTCTGGCGGCTTCAGCCTGGCCAGGCCGGGGTCGACGTCTTCGACCTGCCCTATACGGAGCTCTCCGGGATCGCCTCGGTCGGCGGGCGTGTCGTCGTCCGCGCGGGCGCCGCCGATCGCAAGGCGGCGATCCTGGCGCTTGACGTCGAGGCCGGCGGCGCGGTCGAGTTGAAGACGGCAGGCGCGCTGCCGCTCAGTTCGGCCGAGATCTCGAAGCCCGAGAGCATCGTCTTTCCGACGGCCGGAGGCCGCGAGGCGCACGCCTTCTTCTATCCGCCGCGCAATCCAGCGTTCGAGGCGCCCCAGGGCGAGCTGCCGCCCTTGATCGTGCGCAGCCATGGCGGGCCGACCAGCCGAGCCTCGTCGGAGGTCATGCTGGCGATCCAGTTCTGGACCAGCCGCGGGTTCGCCGTGGTCGACGTCAATTACGGCGGCAGCACGGGCTTCGGACGGCCCTACCGCAACCGGCTGCGCGGACAATGGGGCGTGGTCGACGTCGAGGACTGCGCCGCCGCTGCGCTCTTCCTGGCGAACGAGGGGCGGGTCGATCCCAAGCGCATGGCCATCACCGGCGGGAGCGCCGGCGGCTACACCACGCTGTGCGCGCTGACGTTCACCGACAGCTTCCAGGCCGGCATCAGCCGCTACGGCGTCTCCGACCTGGCCCTGCTCGCCGCCGAGACGCACAAGTTCGAGAGCCGCTATCTCGACCAGCTGGTCGGTCCCCTGCCGGAGCGGGAGGATCTCTATCGCGAACGCTCGCCGCTCGCCCATGCCGAGCGGCTCGACTGCCCGATCCTGTTCCTGCAGGGACTGGAGGATCCGATCGTGCCGCCCAACCAGGCGGAAAAGATGCTGGAGATCCTGCGGGCCAAGGGCGTGCCGTCCGCCTATGTCGCCTTCGAGGGCGAGCAGCACGGGTTTCGCAAGGCCGAGACGATCCACGCCGCCGCGCGCGCCGAGCTTTCCTTCCTCGCGTTCGTGTTCGGCTTCACGCCGGCCGAGCCGGTGCCGGATCTGGACTACGGCACGCCGGCCGGCTGA
- a CDS encoding PA0069 family radical SAM protein, producing MTETPLQARKGRGAVGNPAGRFERERALLEDDGWGSLEDWADEPSPRTTVMPDTSRSVITRNDSPDLGFDLSCNPYRGCEHGCVYCYARPSHGFLGLSSGLDFETKLFAKHDAPAQFRKELAAPSYVCDLIVVGVNTDCYQPIERGLRLTRGLLEVALEARQPLGIVTKSALILRDLDILRPMAELGLVKVSVSVTTLDATIARTLEPRAAAPHRRLATIKALAEAGVPTGVNVAPIIPGLTDHEIEPIVNAAAEHGARRASYTLLRLPYEIKDLFSDWLDAHVPDRAARVLALVRETRGGKLYRSSFDQRMHGKGVYADMIRQRMILARRRFGMALQTIPLRTDLFRRPSLDRRQLELL from the coding sequence ATGACCGAGACCCCGCTCCAGGCGCGCAAGGGACGAGGCGCCGTCGGCAATCCCGCCGGCCGGTTCGAGCGCGAGCGCGCCCTGCTCGAGGACGACGGCTGGGGCAGCCTGGAGGACTGGGCGGACGAGCCGTCGCCGCGGACCACGGTCATGCCGGACACGAGCCGCAGCGTGATCACGCGCAACGATTCGCCCGATCTCGGCTTCGATCTGTCCTGCAATCCGTATCGCGGCTGCGAGCACGGCTGTGTCTACTGCTACGCGCGGCCGAGCCACGGCTTTCTCGGCCTGTCGTCCGGCCTGGACTTCGAGACCAAGCTGTTCGCCAAGCACGACGCGCCCGCCCAGTTCCGCAAGGAGCTCGCCGCGCCGTCCTATGTGTGCGATCTCATCGTGGTCGGCGTGAACACCGATTGCTACCAGCCGATCGAGCGCGGGCTCCGGCTCACGCGCGGGCTGCTCGAAGTCGCCCTGGAAGCAAGGCAGCCGCTGGGCATCGTCACCAAGTCGGCGCTGATCCTGCGCGACCTCGACATCCTGCGGCCGATGGCCGAGCTCGGCCTGGTGAAGGTCTCGGTGTCCGTGACGACGCTCGATGCGACGATCGCGCGGACGCTCGAGCCCCGTGCCGCCGCGCCGCATCGACGGCTGGCGACCATCAAGGCGCTGGCCGAGGCCGGCGTGCCGACCGGGGTCAACGTCGCGCCGATCATTCCCGGGCTGACCGACCACGAGATCGAGCCGATCGTGAACGCCGCCGCCGAACACGGCGCAAGGCGGGCAAGCTACACGCTCCTGCGGCTGCCCTACGAAATCAAAGACCTGTTCAGCGATTGGCTGGACGCGCACGTGCCCGACCGGGCGGCGCGCGTCCTGGCGCTCGTGCGGGAGACGCGCGGCGGCAAGCTGTACCGCTCGAGCTTCGATCAGCGCATGCACGGCAAGGGCGTCTACGCCGACATGATCCGCCAGCGGATGATCCTGGCGCGGCGGCGGTTCGGCATGGCCCTGCAGACGATCCCGTTGCGCACCGACCTGTTCCGGCGGCCGTCCCTCGACCGCCGCCAGCTCGAACTGCTCTAG
- a CDS encoding GNAT family N-acetyltransferase yields the protein MADGFVVRPGRDEDALGLIALVGACFAEYPGCVLDVDGEEPELKAIATSARAWGGAFWVVVDDADEVVGSIGWRPGAEVATIELKKLYIAARARRRGLAGRLCGLVTQAARDRNAHAVVLWTDTRFVDAHRLYERLGFVRLPGERALGDLSDSREYPYRLAITD from the coding sequence ATGGCGGACGGCTTTGTCGTTCGTCCCGGACGGGACGAGGATGCCCTGGGCCTGATCGCTCTGGTCGGAGCGTGCTTCGCCGAGTATCCCGGCTGCGTGCTCGACGTCGACGGCGAGGAGCCCGAGCTGAAGGCGATCGCGACCTCGGCCCGGGCGTGGGGCGGCGCGTTCTGGGTCGTCGTCGACGATGCGGACGAGGTCGTCGGCTCGATCGGCTGGCGTCCGGGCGCGGAGGTCGCGACCATCGAGCTCAAGAAGCTCTACATTGCCGCCCGTGCCCGCCGTCGCGGCCTGGCCGGCCGGTTGTGCGGGCTGGTGACGCAAGCCGCGCGCGACCGCAACGCCCACGCCGTCGTGCTGTGGACCGACACCCGTTTCGTCGATGCGCACCGGCTCTACGAGCGGCTGGGCTTCGTGCGCCTGCCCGGCGAGCGTGCGTTGGGCGATCTCAGCGACTCGCGCGAATATCCCTATCGCCTTGCGATCACGGACTAG
- a CDS encoding DUF808 domain-containing protein has translation MSVGLIALLDDVAALAKVAAASLDDVAGQAAKAGAKAAGVVIDDAAVTPRYVVGFAAERELPIVSRIALGSLRNKLLFLLPAALALSLLAPWAITPLLMLGGAFLCYEGTEKVYGAIWPHKAHEHEAKTTGPADPQALEDQKVSGAIRTDFILSAEIMAITLAAIPADDSIWLKGLLLAVVGLGITVLVYGAVALIVKADDVGVALASGRSLSFAGGLSRVIGRGLVTGMPVFLKVLAIVGTAAMIWVGGGIIVHGLATYGLTAVEHAIHAVAEGAAHALPALDGLVGWLVTAAGSGVLGLAIGAVLIPLTSLVFAPAWQGLRSLRDQPT, from the coding sequence ATGAGTGTCGGACTGATCGCCCTTCTCGACGACGTGGCGGCGCTGGCGAAGGTCGCCGCGGCCTCGCTCGACGACGTGGCCGGGCAGGCCGCCAAGGCGGGAGCCAAGGCAGCCGGCGTCGTGATCGACGACGCCGCCGTGACGCCGCGCTACGTCGTCGGGTTCGCCGCCGAGCGCGAACTTCCGATCGTCTCCCGCATCGCCCTCGGCTCGCTCCGCAACAAGCTCCTCTTCCTCCTGCCTGCGGCGCTCGCCCTCAGCCTCCTGGCTCCCTGGGCGATCACCCCGCTCCTGATGCTGGGCGGCGCCTTTCTCTGCTACGAGGGGACCGAGAAGGTCTACGGGGCGATCTGGCCGCACAAGGCCCACGAGCACGAGGCCAAGACCACAGGCCCCGCCGACCCCCAGGCGCTCGAGGACCAGAAGGTGTCCGGCGCGATCCGCACCGATTTCATTCTCTCGGCCGAGATCATGGCGATCACGCTCGCGGCAATTCCGGCCGACGATTCGATCTGGCTGAAAGGCCTTCTCCTGGCGGTGGTGGGCCTGGGCATCACCGTGCTCGTCTATGGCGCCGTCGCGTTGATCGTGAAGGCCGACGACGTCGGCGTCGCCCTCGCCTCCGGCCGGTCGCTCTCGTTCGCCGGCGGCCTGTCGCGCGTGATCGGGCGCGGCCTCGTGACCGGCATGCCGGTCTTTTTGAAGGTCCTGGCGATCGTGGGCACCGCGGCCATGATCTGGGTCGGAGGCGGCATCATCGTGCACGGCCTCGCGACCTACGGACTGACGGCGGTCGAGCACGCCATCCATGCCGTGGCCGAAGGCGCCGCGCACGCTCTGCCGGCGTTGGACGGCCTGGTCGGCTGGCTGGTCACGGCCGCCGGCTCCGGCGTGCTCGGCCTCGCGATCGGCGCCGTGCTCATTCCGCTCACGAGCCTCGTCTTCGCCCCGGCGTGGCAGGGCTTGAGAAGCCTGCGCGACCAGCCGACCTGA
- a CDS encoding DUF3419 family protein produces the protein MQAKLVKSAVVRAPIHSRRGLQERAFTLAFSGLVYPQIWEDPEVDIAAMEPLEGKRIAAIASGGCNLLAYLTERPEAIVAVDLNPAHVALNRLKLTALQHLPDHETFFRFFGAADQRDNIDAFDRWLAPRLDPRSRAYWNERTLRGRRIGIFARNAYRAGLLGRFLTVAHVVARLHGADPRRLMAARDRQEQERLFDAILAPVFDAPLVRWLCGRPAALYGLGIPPAQFDDLSAGPGGDMASVLRDRLRRLACDFDLAENYFAWQAFGRRYDTGDRRCLPRYLQADRFLGLRATADRVDIACISMTERLRGEPATSLDRYVLLDAQDWMDNAQLADLWSEIGRTARPEARVIFRTAGAETILPGRLPASLLDRWDYDALASEDGHRRDRSSIYGGFHVYRLKDE, from the coding sequence ATGCAGGCCAAGTTGGTCAAGTCGGCCGTCGTCAGGGCGCCGATCCATTCCCGGCGCGGACTTCAGGAGCGGGCGTTCACGCTGGCCTTTTCCGGACTGGTCTACCCGCAGATCTGGGAAGATCCTGAAGTCGACATCGCGGCGATGGAGCCCCTCGAAGGCAAGCGCATCGCCGCGATCGCGTCCGGCGGCTGCAACCTGCTGGCCTATCTGACCGAGCGGCCGGAGGCGATCGTCGCGGTCGACCTCAATCCGGCCCACGTCGCCCTGAACCGCCTGAAGCTGACCGCGCTCCAGCACCTGCCCGATCACGAGACGTTCTTCCGCTTCTTCGGCGCCGCCGACCAGAGGGACAACATCGACGCGTTCGACCGCTGGCTGGCGCCGAGGCTCGATCCCCGTTCGCGCGCCTACTGGAACGAGCGGACCTTGCGCGGACGGCGGATCGGCATCTTCGCCCGCAACGCCTATCGTGCCGGCCTGCTCGGTCGGTTCCTCACGGTCGCCCATGTGGTCGCCCGCCTGCACGGCGCCGATCCCCGACGCCTCATGGCCGCGCGCGACCGGCAGGAGCAGGAACGCCTGTTCGATGCGATCCTGGCGCCCGTGTTCGACGCGCCCTTGGTGCGATGGCTCTGCGGCCGGCCCGCCGCCCTGTACGGTCTGGGCATCCCGCCGGCGCAGTTCGACGATCTCAGCGCAGGTCCCGGCGGCGACATGGCGAGCGTGTTGCGCGACCGTCTGCGCCGGTTGGCCTGCGATTTCGATCTCGCCGAGAACTACTTCGCCTGGCAGGCCTTCGGCCGGCGCTACGATACCGGCGACCGGCGCTGCCTGCCGCGCTATCTGCAGGCGGATCGCTTCCTCGGCCTGCGGGCGACCGCGGATCGGGTCGACATCGCCTGCATTTCCATGACCGAGCGGCTGCGAGGCGAGCCGGCGACGTCCCTGGACCGCTACGTCCTTCTCGACGCGCAGGACTGGATGGACAATGCGCAGCTCGCCGACCTCTGGTCGGAGATCGGCAGGACGGCCCGGCCCGAGGCCCGCGTCATCTTCCGGACGGCCGGAGCCGAGACTATCTTGCCCGGCCGCCTGCCGGCCAGCCTGCTCGACCGGTGGGACTATGACGCCCTGGCGAGCGAGGACGGGCATCGCCGCGACCGGTCCTCGATCTATGGCGGTTTCCACGTCTACCGCCTGAAGGACGAGTGA